The genomic DNA AGCGGCCGATCTCGCGCTGATGCGTGACGATCTCGGCGCGGTCGCCGATGCGATCATCCTGTCGCGCCGCACCATGCGCGTGATCCGGCAGAACCTTGGGTGGGCGTTCGGGTACAACCTGCTTGCGGTGCCAATTGCCGCCGGCGTGCTCTATCCCGCCACCGGCCTGCTGCTCAGTCCCGTCATCGCGAGCGTAGCCATGGCGTTGAGCAGCGTCAGCGTCGTGGCGAATTCGCTGCGACTCAGATCCGTCGCGCTCCGTTCACCGAGGATGCAATGACCGCTCCCCATCCGACCCACGCCGTGGCACTCCCGACCGACACCAAGGCTGCGCTGGCCAAGCGGCTCCGACGCATCGAAGGTCAGGTGCGCGGCCTGCAGAAGATGGTGGACGATGAGCGCTATTGCGCCGACGTGCTGGTGCAGATCTCATCGGTCCAGGAAGCGCTCCGCGGCGTGGGCCGGGTGCTGTTGCACAATCACCTGACCCACTGCACCACAACGGCGATCAGGTCAGGTGATGAGTCAGAAGCGGCGCGGGTGATCGACGAACTCATCGACCTCTGGGGCCGATGATCACGGCGTCTTCGTCCAGTGCGTGACGGTGTTCCACGATGACGGATCGAAGAGTTTGGGATCGAGCGGCATCCGCGTCTTCCAGTCTGAATACTCCTCGGTCTGTACCGGCGATCCGTTGCGCAGCATCGTCACCTTGGTGGCGAGCCAGCCGCCGCCGGTCGGCTCGATATTGTCGAGAT from Gemmatimonadales bacterium includes the following:
- a CDS encoding metal-sensitive transcriptional regulator → MTAPHPTHAVALPTDTKAALAKRLRRIEGQVRGLQKMVDDERYCADVLVQISSVQEALRGVGRVLLHNHLTHCTTTAIRSGDESEAARVIDELIDLWGR